The Melanotaenia boesemani isolate fMelBoe1 chromosome 3, fMelBoe1.pri, whole genome shotgun sequence genome contains the following window.
CTAaccacaaccacacacactccTAACCGTCGCACCATCCTGAGCCTTCAGTCCGGTTGTTCCATGGAATTCCCTTCCTGACCCGCTTTAGGCTGCAGGTTCCAGACTGGTTTTAAAGACTTTAATATCGGTCTGATTCCTTTTTTAGGCCTCGTGGATTTTCTCTTATAGAATTGATTatccatctttttgttttttacatttttagtcaGTAGCACTttgaaatttttcattttaggtgatttagaaataaaaataatgaattgtaattatttttctgtgtagAACTTTCGTTCAGGACACTTACGAGGTGTTTCTTGTGTTCATTTAGGGAGATGATTTCATAAAAGCCAACGCTTGTAACAAGCTGACGGTGATCGCAGACCAGATCCGATACCTGCAGGAGCAGGCGAGGAAGGTAGGACCAGCACCTGAGTCTGCTGCACTTTTCCTCAGCTGTGCCAGGAAGCTGTCACATCTCTTCTGTTCTAGACTCTGGAAGAAGCTAAAAGAGATGCGGACCTCCATCACGCTGCCTGCAACATTGTGAAGAAGCCAGGCAACATGTATTACCTCTACCAGCGGCCGTCTGGACAGAAATACTTCTCCATCATCTCCCCTAAGGTTGGTGCTCCACTGATACTCTAACTTTCAGGACTCCAGCGTAGCATCTGTTAACACCCGCCGAAAACCTAGCGTAGGACAGCACACCTGCAAACGTGAAGTTAGGGTTTAATGTTCATCACAACACAGCTGACCAGAAGCCTCCGTACAGCCCGGTCGGGCCTCCAGATCCGGCCCGGTCGGGCCTCCAGATCCAGCATGTTCAGGTCGGATCTGGAGGTACAGTTGCAGCCAAACAAGCCTTTTCCATCCGATGGGATGTCCGAGGATCATCTACAATGACGTGGTGGTAAAATAAAATCCTGAATATAAAATGAATTCcaagatgaaataaaaacgCATCAAAAACGCTTCTTTCCCAGTTTTAGACTTCAGCTGAGGTTTGATTAAAAGCTGGTAAAGATCGATGATCGATTGTAAAGAAAGCCGCCGGCTTCCTGGTCATTACTGAATGTCATTGGTGGTAAATACTTGAGAATTTTTACATAATTAATTCTCCAGCTTTCAGAGTGAAGTTAAGTCATaagttaatttaaatgtttaaagatcAAACCATGAACAGGTGGTCATTCTTCTTATTTGTTTCAGCCGTAGAATTAAATGCAAAGTTTAAATGTGACACCTGAAGAAAAAGCTCATGAAAGTCTTCATGGTGTACCTCTGTTCTCCTCTCTGAAGGAATGGGGACTGAGCTGCCCGCATTCATTTATCGGCGCCTTCAAGCTTCAACACGACATGTCCTGGACGCCCATGGACAAGGTGGACAAGAGGGACGCAGAGATGGCCATCATGGACAAACTTCTCAGCCAGCAGACGGCCCTGCCGCCCCACACAGGACCAAACTTTAAAGGCCTCACCGAGTAATGGGCGGATAAAAGTGGACTGTAACCGGTCACACAGAGGCTTTTCTAAGAGGACGCTCGTGGGTGGAGGTTAACTATGATCT
Protein-coding sequences here:
- the c3h1orf50 gene encoding uncharacterized protein C1orf50 homolog isoform X2; the protein is MDTTVSLPNQPDKSSRVTLVETSAAPSGLELVSSYQTNRVGDPMDLVALAEQVQKGDDFIKANACNKLTVIADQIRYLQEQARKTLEEAKRDADLHHAACNIVKKPGNMYYLYQRPSGQKYFSIISPKEWGLSCPHSFIGAFKLQHDMSWTPMDKVDKRDAEMAIMDKLLSQQTALPPHTGPNFKGLTE
- the c3h1orf50 gene encoding uncharacterized protein C1orf50 homolog isoform X1; translated protein: MAEVHGGKSLGLRPGAGRAERRCPGKAGWDWCVEVGLKSGDPRNSATSTKPPNLCTTTFTTDFNVSDAGGDQCGPQRVGTSQLLPDQQSGRPHGPGGPGRTGAEGADPGFSNMPIKARKGDDFIKANACNKLTVIADQIRYLQEQARKTLEEAKRDADLHHAACNIVKKPGNMYYLYQRPSGQKYFSIISPKEWGLSCPHSFIGAFKLQHDMSWTPMDKVDKRDAEMAIMDKLLSQQTALPPHTGPNFKGLTE